Within Spinacia oleracea cultivar Varoflay chromosome 4, BTI_SOV_V1, whole genome shotgun sequence, the genomic segment AGACAATCATTTTTTGACATTTCTTCGTAATACTTCATACTTTCATCAAAATTACCAACAGAGACATAGTTAGTAACTAACGCATTATATACTCCTACATCAGGTTGACACCCTTGATCTTCCATGCTTTTGAAAATCTTAACAGCATCATCAACTTGCCCAGCTCTACCCAAACCTTCAATAAGACAACTATACGTCTTACAATCCGGACAAAACCCATCTTCCACCATCCCTTCCAAACACTTCTCCATTTCACTAACCCTACCTAACTTCGCCCACCCACCGATCACTGTATTGTAAGTCACACAATCAAATACCATTTTCCCCCTCATAGAATTTAGCAGTGAATTTGCAGTGCCCGCATGGGACCGTTTACACACGCACTTCAATAGAACATTGAATTCCTCAGTATCACCCTTCATCCCAAAATCATCCAATTTCCTGAAGATCTCAACCGCTCTAGATATGCATCGAGCCCGGATAAAACTATCCATCACAATCTCAAGTGTTTCGCAATTCATACTAATCCCTTCTACACACATTTCCAAAAACATATCCACCATAAAATCAAAGTACTTCCTCCTCCCCAAAGCCTTAAGAATCACATGATACACCTCTAAATCTCTACCAACACTAGCTTGCTTAATCGCccaattaaaaaacaaaaccaTAGCCTCACCCCCTAAGTCCCCTCTATCTAAAACCCTAGAAACAACATCAACACTTAATTCTGCAATACCTAAAGCTGCAGTTAAAGCATTCTGAATCAAAGCTTTACCCTTCAATTTCTGGAGAAAAACCCCACCTAATTTATCTTCTAGCGGTAAAAACCCATCAGGGGAAACCCTAATTAGGGTTTGATTTTCAATTAGGGTTTTCACTGAATCGGGTGAATATAAATTTAAAGGGATTGTAGTTGTTCGATGAACTGCTAAAAGATCTGAGAGTTCAGCAAGAACCTTAGATTCGTCAATATTACAAGGATTAGTAAAAGTTGGGTGTTGAACAATACTATTATTTATGAGATTTTCTTCATCTTTTTGTTGTTGAAAGTTGCAGGAAGCTTCAATGGTGGAACATTGAGAAAATGGGGATTGTGAGAAGAGAGAGGATAAAGAGTACCTGGATTGTTTGGCAAAAGCCATGAATCGTTGAGGAGGAAATGCCATGGCGGAAGTTTGTGAGTGAGACTCAGCTCTCCGCCATGGCAGCACCGGCAGCAGCATTCATTGCGTGAGCTGAAGAGGAAGTGGATTGTCCACTCTCCTGGAAAATGTGGAGAGATAAAATGCTGATGCTGCAGAAGGACGGCTGATGAATTATGGTTTAGGTTTAGGCTGCTTTTttgtagtactccctccgtttctttttgttgtatccgtttcctttTTAGTCGTTTCATAATGTTGTATCCACTTAGAatcttttctatttttggacatacattttatcctaaaatacccttacacttctatctaattaccataatacctaaagattctacccatattcccacctaaatttccccacccataatatttaattaatttactttCCCAaccaaaattatttaattactttCCACTTCCCCAAAACCCcccatctctctcctctcactccTCTCTTCCCTCAAACTCCATTTCTGAGATTTTTCCCTCAAACGTAACCCCCTCTCACTCCTCTCTTCCCTCAAACTCcatttctgaatttttctctctcctccaaaactcCATTTCACTCCTCCTCCAAGATCGAATTCAAAGACTCACACTTCTCTCACAcgtctctctcctccaaaaacTATGTGATTTTcttcattcttcttcttcttcttcatttttctccgccgcaaccaccaccaccaccacacctcCGCCGCCGTCGCTGCCTCCACCACCATTCTCTGAAAAAAATACTCTATATcaaggctttagatggtgaaattcgaccataaaaattctagatctagagttttcatggtcgaatttgacctctaaatcTTCAAAATCTTTGAATTTGTGTTCGTTTTTTCTGGGTTCGTTGAATTTTTCTAGGTAATTTTTCTGGGTTCGTTGAATTTTGGGTTCATTGAACTTTTCTGGGTTCGTTGAATTTTTCTGGGTAATTCTTCGATTTTTCTGGGTaatttttcttcaatttttgtggtgaaattcgttgaattttttttcgatttttcttgGTAATTTCGGTGattttttgttcgatttttgtGGGTAATTTCGGTGAATTTTTATTCGATTTTTCTAGGTTAATTTGGTGAATTTTTGTTCGTTGAATGTCGttgatttttgtttgattttttctgGGGTTGTTGaatttttgttcgatttttgtttattttcggTGAATTGTTTGTTCGACTTTATGGGTTCGTTAAATTTGTTCGATTAAGGTGAAATTTTGTTGGTGATTTTTGTTCTTGAATAATGGTACTTTTTGTTGGTAATGTTCTTGAATTTTTGTTGGTAATGTTAGTTGAATTTTGTTTGGTAATGTTAGCCCATTGAGGGAGAAGAGAACCTATAATctgatttattattattattaataaaatatataccttttctcttatttctttattattttctctctctttcatttATTCCAAtctcttacacacaatcatttctcttacacccaatcattacacttatacccatacaaatcaagattctatttttcttaaaaaccccccaagattccaaatggatacaacatttagaaatggagggagtaattaacATTGGAGGGTACGGCCATGTTTGTTTTAGCTTAATTTTACTGAACTGgactaattaataataataacaaataaatatataaaaataaaaagttaaatTTTATTGAACTAAACTGAATCTTTTAAGTTTGAGTAATTTTTGGGTCTATAGTTATGAGAAATAGATTAATCTCAATCTCAATCTCAACTAACAATATCCATAACAAATTTCGTTTTAGGTCTATTTAAACTGATTTAAATTTCAATTTAAGTCAATTTCTATTAATCGAGAAATTTAGTCAATTGTATTCGTTGTTGTCTTTATAGTGTTATGAAGTGGAAGCTTGAATATGCTTGTTTCACCATTGATTCCCAAACGGGGAACATGCATCTACTCTCCTTGAAGTTTGGCGGCGCTTGAGAAACATTTGCTTGAGGAATCTGCCATAGCCATTGTTGAAGTTGCTCCTATAATAGTTTGTTTTCCGTAGCCATTGTGATtttatatacgaagtacaacATTTATACTTAAAAGTACAATACTTGTACTTAAAGGTACAACATTCATACTTAAAAATACAATACGGCTATGAGCCTTCTAGTCTCTCTTACGGAGCATATATTAACTCGAATgtcttacatttttttttagggaaactTGGATGCCCTCATTCGAAGAGCACCCTTACTAGTCAAAAATAAATTTAGGCGATATGTTTATGGTCCATAATTAGGGAACAAGTTTTAAGAACCAAACAACCCACTTGAGATTGAATTTATCATCATTTTCACACATATGGCATCCGACCAATCAACTATACATCTATACATCAAAACCAAAATTGAAACAAGTATAGCAGTGTCATCGAACAATTAACAAGGGTTAGAATGACAAATTGGATCACAAAGGAAGGAAGATCTACTCTAGAAACTTAACTCATTCACAAAAACCTAGGAATTACTCGTATATACTAGACCAGCCTTGGCATTGCTCACTTCCGAATGGTAAGTTCCTTTGCTATATCTCTTGTTAGACTGAATTGCATAGTGCTGTGCCAAGGAAACAGAGTACGAGTAACTGGTAACTTTCTCCGAAGATCCTGCCATCACCACCAAAGCTTATAAGGTTTCAGAAAGTAATACTTTGCCGGAAAAACATTGCACGCAAAATTTCTTTCAAATTGCACCACCATTACATTACATCCATGATGACCATGATTTTAAATTTTGCAAGTAAGTTGTAACCAAAAGTTTCCATTTCACATATTGACATGTACTCCGTACTTCGCATTCTTTGCTACCAGTATAAGATAACATACTGGAaccttacagtaaagtttcagaAGTAGTTGACAGTTAAGGATAGCAATACCAGTAAAAGCAAGAGGCTTGGGTAGAAATTAGAAAATACCTTGAAAGTGGTGTCCGGCAGCTTTAAGTAGGAAGCCTGTAACGAAAAGTAAGCGGAAAAAGATACAGAAAATGTCCATAAGTACACCAATGTTTTGGATCAAGAAGAACAGTTTTATAAGTGGAATGGAAAGGAGGACATCCAACTTCATTGCAATGGCAAGTGCAGTAGAtcaaagaaaagagaaaattcTTTAACATTGGACAGGAACCTTTCCCCTCTTTCACCCTTTGCTTATACCATTCTTTaactaaggctccgtttggtttggtgtaaaacgttttcagtgcaaaatgattttccatggaaaacatttttaatggaaaacacaattccaaactagttttcctttctttggttccttaaaagaaaatgagagaaaattgaggggaagaagggagagggaggtaaaGAGGAAAGGAGGAAATGTGGAAAAGTGGTTTTCCTCCCTTccaaatggaaaaggtttttccacctttgagagagttatggaaaattgtttttcatcccttgccaaaaccaaacaacgtaaaatgattgaaaatgggaaaatcgttttccatgaaaacgttttacactctaccaaacggagcctaaatcAAGCTATCTGCTAACTGGTACATATACAATCAAATAACCATTACCTCCAGTGCCGCTAAGTACTCCGATTCCTGCTGCCTAATGATGTTGGTTATGGCTAAGGCTGAGTCGTCTGGGTTCTGAAACATGATGGCAATTACTCAGAACACACATAGTTTTAAGAAAGGGTAGAGAAAAAGGCACAGATCAGGCAGATATACTAATAGCATAAAGAACCTAATTCGCTCTTCTTGGGAAGGACATCTGAGAGGGAACATTTCATACAAAAAACTCAAGCAGCCAACATCACTAATAGAGAAACCTAAGTGGGAACAAGCAAACTGACTGATAGGGCCCGGGCAAGGACTCCTTTACACAGTCAATGTAAGTCCACGAAGGCAGTGACGTTGAGGCATGTGAAATTTACAGAATATGGTGGTCATATATGTATGATTCACAGTTTCACATTGCAGCAATCATCTTATATCAATGAAAAAAGAATACCCTATACTAACTGCTAAGCTCACTAGTTACAAACAAGCTGTATAATCTGTCGAATCTTACTTATCCAGAACACTAGTTTCCTTGATGGATAGGCTGTCAACGACTTACCAAAGATAATATGTAACTGATAGTAACTTGATCATGGAAGAGACGCTAAATCTTCAAAGGTGGTTTGGTTAACAGGAATTACATAAGGAAAAGAAGTGACAGGAAAAGGATCACTTTCCCAATTTTTTGTTAAATCACAGCACAGGCTTTGCAAGGAAGAAAAGGAATTAAAAGAGAAGTTTCTATATATATGTGGTACTTAATTTACATCCATAATATTAACAAAATTCAGATGGGGAAGAAAATGACATGAAAGCCTCTCAATTCCAACGCATTAAACCAATGACGACATCATAGAGCCGCtagttttttcttttcttttcactGCATTTTTTATCGTTTCTAATCATCTTAAGAACCAAACAAGCTGATTAGTGTTTGAGCACTACATTGTTCACAAATGATTTATAGTTTAGTTTGTCAGTACAAACTTCACAGAGTTAAGAAGTCcataaaataatttccaaaatgcaacaacaaattGCCAACAACTATCTTACAAAAAATATACGAAGAACTTTTTAGGAACATAACTTAAAGAACATTTAACTATTTAAGCAAGGGGGAGGGGGATCTGAAGCAGTACTGTATGCTTATTATACAAAAGCAATATACTGTATAACATAGCTTACTAGGAAGACATATCAGGCGGATAGCACCAAGACTGTTACTTGGCTACACTATCTCAAGTCTCAAAAGTAGCATTGTTGCAAACAGGATAACCAAACAAATTAGTTCCTCTGTTTTCTTTTAGTTGTttcattttgactggacacTTTTGCCGACGCTTAACGTTGACCATTCTTATATTTAATTGTCTTTAGGTAAAAAATACGAAAAGTTGATATATTACCATTCATATATTTAATTGTCTTTAGGTAAAAAATACGAAAAGTTGATATATTGAAAATATGCGTTgggacgaatctaacaagacccaACATGACCATATTTTTCATTACACACATATAACAGACATGGGTCAAAGTTGATCATATGAATAGTACCAAAAGTCAATATGGTACAACTAAAAAAACGGAAGAAGTATACTACAACATTTAaataaacacaaattcttatttacaaaggttgtacaataaatattgtacactagagtaaaagttaactcaaaatgcttaaaagtcaagcttatatatgtaaaagttatctattttttagtgaattttttttcatttttaataaaacttatttcttcaaaatcactaataaatgtataaaattaatcatataaccatttaaaatgtttatctatcaacttttttttactaatataaaagttaatcaaaattaggttaaagttacaagaaaatgagtaaaagttatattggtgtacaataaatttattgtacaccttgtgcgcgcaagacatTTTGTAAAATAAACTCCTCTAACATAAGCAGCTTCTATTAATCAGAAGAAATCCAAGATTCTCTTTAAGATTCTCTTTAACAATGACAAGAACACCAATTGGTAGGTCCAAAACTACAATGCCCTACCCAGAAATTATTACAATAAATTTGAAATCAAGTAGATGAAAAGAAAAATGAATGCACCTGAAGTAGAGTCGAATCTTTGCATTCATGACTTGCATCCAACTGGACATTTCCCTCCTCAAAGTAATGAGCCCCTACCTAAACAAGTTAAATAGGAATGATTCTCAAAACCCAAAAAGTGGATCAAAATTCGAGATGTCTGTTTCAACTTCTTTTCTCATATAACGGAAAAAAACCCAAAATACCCAAAATCCCAGCTCGAGCAAGTCGCACATACCAGCAATTTGCCTTTTATTTCCACTGACTGATCCTCATCATTGAACTCAATGTTCCATATAGATCTCCAACTTCCGTTGCTGGGCAATACACCAGAGACATTTTAAATCCGTGATTAGATGGAAGATCGATGACCCAAATACAAGCAACGTATAGAATTCATTTGCAACAAATATTCaactaaaaattaaattaaatcccCAGAAACAAATATGACAAACATAAAGAAAATTAATCATCCCAATCCAACTATAATGCAAATTAAATCTTCAGTTGTTTCTTGAGAATGTGATAACGGTTCATTGCATTCAGGCATTCAGCAATATAGTACTTCCTATGTGTTTTAATACTCACAACATTTGGACTTTTTATACTATCCACACATTATTGCTTTGACTATCGTTagtgatttatacgtaagataaaacatagtcacgtCGACTCATGtggaatcttgttagattcatagAAAAAAACACTAGGAAGAAATTAACAGGGGATGTTGAGTGATCTACAGGCTTCTGAAACACTAGGTGACTGGCTGACTGCCaaatgaaattcaagacgaaggtAGCTATTTTTCTTTCCTTGCACTGAAGATAAAGAAATTCCCATTTTGCACCAAAACAAAAAGTTGTATATCTTCTTCAGAAAGATATTCTTGCTTGTAAAACCAACAAAATTTTCCAGAAATAATGACGGTCAGAGTAGAACATGATGCATGCATGCTCCATATATGTATAGATAGCAGCTCACACATGTCTGGGTTTCTGATGAGAAAACTCAGCACAGAGACTCCAGCAACGGAGCACTAACAAGAACTCTGAACCCTGATTTCAAAACACCAGGTGAAAATGTAATTCTAATAGAGATAACAGCTAGAAAACAAGAAAATTATGGGTAAAACCGTAAAACATGAAAAGAAGACTAAGAATAGTAGCTCTTGAGGAAAACAAGTGCAGATGAACTCACCAAAAATTATTGGGACTGAGCCTGGCGGCTGAAATAAGAACGACTAACTCAAAATCAGACCCTGGTTCCTCCACGTCATTTCCCTTTACACAATAAACTGCAGAGATGCCTTTTGGATAAGCTTCACTGGCATATTTCATGATTTCAGCATCCAAAGCACATCTGCAACATAAATTGATCACGGGTCAAGAGGCTGGATAGATATCAGAATGCAATAATGAGAAATGTTTTCCAAACTCGAAACCCAAGCCAGAATATCAGGAGATGCAACTCATCTTTATCAAACTTGAATTGAGATTAGAAAGCCAACCACAAATCTCTTAGTTTCTTAGCTCAGTCAGCTAGATTTAATATTTCAATAGAATATTCAAATAAATGAATCCAGTCCCCGCGAAAAAAATAAGTACTTTAACAGTACATTTTCTTACACATGAGAGGAAAGATCTAGTCAAGTAAACGATCCTACTTATTCACACAGTTCAAGTTCCTGGAGGTGGCAAGTGCCATTAATCTAACAACGGACATGTAACAACCAATTACCCATTCAGCTCTTCATCGCCAACAGCTTTAAGACTATTAAGAAAAAATCTGGTATTAACTAAGTAGCAGCCTAAACTCCAGAAGGCAAGAGTCTAGAGCACGTTGTCATCTACCACAAAGTTTCATATTAGAGACCAAAATACCGAAGCATTAACACACCTGAATTCCTCAATGTAGGAAGATGGAAGTTCCTCGTCACTAGCAGGTCTCGCCTCTGTACAAACCTGAACCAGTTTAGCATGTTATGACATTGATCATAATCCAAATTCCAAACATGTATTACAATTACTAAGTATATAACTCTGATGCAAAAATTATCTAGGAGAAAGTCCAATCCTTTCATCCTTTGTTACTTATAACTTCATCAAACTGGATTAAATATAGTCCAACAACAGACCTCCACCTCCTAACCAGAGAGACAAAACCGGGACGGGGGgtgggggggtggggggggggggacccTTTGTTACTATCAGACAAGGAATCCAAAGGGTAGTATGAAAAAAAGAACTCATTACAAAGAGCATAGCCATAGCTTAACAGTATAGATTAGTTATATCACAGGCATCCATAAAATAGATACAGAGCAAATAGTTAAAACGGACTCCACAGTCCACACATTCTTTTCAGCAATCCAGCATTTACTATTTTTTTAAGGAAATGACACTTGATAATCCCCAAAACTTCCAAGGAAATTTCGACTTGAGATATAGATTGGTTCTCTTGATCTTTCTTTGTTAGGTATAAGGTGTAGAAAAAGTagtattttttataaaataaaggCCCCATTCTCTAGTGAATGACAACTAGCTTAACTGGTAAAGTCTTGAGGGATGGTACCTAAGTCCGAGATTGAATCTTATCTAAATCACTACCCTCAACGGCCAAAAAATAGGCCTAGACAGGTTATAAATTCAAAAGTAGGGTAATAGGGTTATAAAAGAGTAGCAAATGGCGGCAAAGACTCACTTGTTTGACATGATCAACAATAGCAACTTGGGCAGTCCTAGGATCAAGATATTCATTATCAGAAACCTCACTGAATGATGAAATTATCACCTGAAACAGAAGCAAGAGGTCATCATCATTCATAGACATGACAAACACAAATCCCAACTCATCACGTAGACATAACATTGTAGCTCCAATATTTAATAATGATGAAATTCACTAATTGACAATTTGACATTGTGTAAACACCAGTACCCTTCAAATAAACGAGTAAGTAAATTTAACTTACGAGGCACTCAAAATGGAAAAAtcaccaaaaaaggaaataatgtaaccactcattttaaaccaaaTTAGTGACATAATATAACAtctcactctcatcaaacaAGAAAAGAATCCTAGTAGTTACTTAAAATTCAATATAATCAGACTAATAAAAACTAGCACTAATGTTGTTTAATAAAAACTAGCACTAATGTTGTTTCTGTAAAAAATCTACTTAAGGCAATTTTGTCCCCCCAAAACCATCAAAAAATTTGGCGCAATTTCACAATGCAGTTAAAAAAATCTCtacatttttagtcataaacccTATCATGTAGTAAAATCTTCATCTAAAATATATCTCAATCAAGAGATGGAAAAATGAAAAGCTCGAAACGCCAAAAATAACACATACATCAGAACTTCTATCAGGAAATTCGAGACAAATCATGTGAGATTTGTTGTACTGAGGAAACGCCTCCAACGCAGCCAAATTATGCACATTATCATCCTTCAAAATCGTCTTCAAATCTGTTCATCCACCCAACAAATGTGCAAAAATTAACACAAATAATTGCAAATTAGCAAAAACAAATCTCGAACAACAAAAACGACGAAGAAGGAAATTGGAATTTTTTGTCCAAAAATGAGACCTTTGGAAATGTATTGGATTTCGCCGGCGGGAGAGTTCAAGAGGAACCATTTGGCAATCTCAATCTTTTGTTTGGGGTTGAGTTGTTGCTCTGGTTCTGACGAGTCTGCGTCCGCCATGGAAGTTGagctttctctctcaaaaaacgattttgtttttctctctccaaatTTAGGGAGGGGTGTCGTTGGTTTGAAGTTTTTGTTGGAGATGAAGGGGAACGTGGTTTGAAATGATTTCAACGCAGAATTAGCGACACTTTCCCTTCCTCTCAGGCTGCTCTTTAATTATTGTGTGAACTTGGATTTGGATGCGACTTCGTTTGTCCGTTTCAATTTtgaaattaaactaaattatttaaataggGAGCGCAATCCAAGTGTGTCTAAAAGTAAATATTTTGTGCCTTTATGCACTCAATGCGCGGATGGTGTAGGGATGTGCATGTAGATTtacgtgcacctgcaccaaaacgcaaaaatacttaaataaaacgtaaaaaacGAAAAAGAACGTAAGTGTAACTAAATGCAGAAATTAATTTCTAAATGCAGAATTTAAAATGGCCAAAATACCCCAAAAAAGTTATACAATAAAAAACTATCAGTTTACTGTAAAATCAAATCGGTAAACATCTTAATTTGTTAATGTAGCTTATTAAATGGGTATTCGATTTTATTGATTTGAACAATTAAAAAACAGACGTATacaaactaaataaataaataaattgcatcataaattgaataattttaatttcaatttcaatctaAAACcattctttaaaaatattagaACGTGGAAATAATCATGTACACTTGTGCTTCAAGAAGAAGAAGTCAGGGAAGTTATTTAATGGTTTATGATGGAAAGGAGTATAAGTATACAGTGGGGAAGTTATTTATGGTTTGTGGTGGAATTGGTGGAAAGGAGTATTGGTACTGGTTTCTAAAGAGTTAGAGCATCTTCAACGGTAAGCTAATTTAGCAATTAGCTTGTCATGCCACATAATATATCAAGCTATTTCCCTTTTTAGTTAGTTGGTACCCCAATGGTTAGCTACTAGCTTGATATTAATGTAGTCATATTTTTCAATCAATGttttaaacataattttatttaatattatttcattgGCCAATTTgtttcaagcaaattagcttgtttaagctaatttgcttggccaagctaatttatcatttgaactccaatggtcaagctagtagcttggaatttctaaaaattgcaagctagtccctagctacaaccatcgGAGATGCTCTAAGAATCTAAGAACTACTAGTTAACGATGGctgatatattttatttaatattttttttaatgaggTATAAATGGGTAGTTAAGACATTTCTTATTTGCATAAAGAAATTATTTTCTGCATTTAGAAACTATGTAAATTAGTATAAAGAACATAAtagagtaaacgaaaagaacatgcaccaaaacctgaaaaaaaaacactaatgttaaaaaaccaaagaaaagatacaaaaagaacatcatgtgaaaaatacaacagaaaaacaaaaacaaaatcaagtaTCAATAATATTAGAGCGATTTCCCTAGAAATAGCTAAATCGAAAACTAATTTCCAAATTGCATTGGTTTAAAAACTAATTCCCATGGTACCGTCCACGTAGGATCGGGTAAGAGCttcgtatatttttttaaaaaaattcaacataaaACCGCTAACGGTATTAGCGGTTCATATATTAGAACCACTAACAGGGGTAGCGGTTTATTCTAAAGAACCACTAACAGTGGTAGCAGTTCTTTATGTTAAACCGCTACCACTGTTAGCGGTTCATATTATTATGTCGTAAATTGCGTGAATAACTTTCGCTGGAAAGACATAATAATATGAACCGCTAACAGTAGTAGCATTTCTTTAGTATAAACCGCTACTGGTGTTAGCGATTCTAATATATGAATCGCTAATACCTT encodes:
- the LOC110793177 gene encoding F-actin-capping protein subunit alpha, giving the protein MADADSSEPEQQLNPKQKIEIAKWFLLNSPAGEIQYISKDLKTILKDDNVHNLAALEAFPQYNKSHMICLEFPDRSSDVIISSFSEVSDNEYLDPRTAQVAIVDHVKQVCTEARPASDEELPSSYIEEFRCALDAEIMKYASEAYPKGISAVYCVKGNDVEEPGSDFELVVLISAARLSPNNFCNGSWRSIWNIEFNDEDQSVEIKGKLLVGAHYFEEGNVQLDASHECKDSTLLQNPDDSALAITNIIRQQESEYLAALEASYLKLPDTTFKDLRRKLPVTRTLFPWHSTMQFSLTRDIAKELTIRK
- the LOC110793178 gene encoding putative pentatricopeptide repeat-containing protein At5g43820 — translated: MLLPVLPWRRAESHSQTSAMAFPPQRFMAFAKQSRYSLSSLFSQSPFSQCSTIEASCNFQQQKDEENLINNSIVQHPTFTNPCNIDESKVLAELSDLLAVHRTTTIPLNLYSPDSVKTLIENQTLIRVSPDGFLPLEDKLGGVFLQKLKGKALIQNALTAALGIAELSVDVVSRVLDRGDLGGEAMVLFFNWAIKQASVGRDLEVYHVILKALGRRKYFDFMVDMFLEMCVEGISMNCETLEIVMDSFIRARCISRAVEIFRKLDDFGMKGDTEEFNVLLKCVCKRSHAGTANSLLNSMRGKMVFDCVTYNTVIGGWAKLGRVSEMEKCLEGMVEDGFCPDCKTYSCLIEGLGRAGQVDDAVKIFKSMEDQGCQPDVGVYNALVTNYVSVGNFDESMKYYEEMSKNDCLPDIDTYAKIICGLLKARKVADALEMFDEMLRQGVIPTTGMLTSFIEPLCSYGPPHAAMTIYKGARKRGCMVSLTAYKLLLMRLSRFGKCGMLLKLWDELQESGHSPDMDVYEYIVNGLCNNGQLETAVCVMEEALHMGFCPSRLMYSRLNKKLMSFGKVEKAYKLFLKIKQARVNENARRYWRSNGWHF